TCGTTCGCGCTGGCGGGCTCGCGGTTGTCCAAGCCCGCGCATGCGACTGCGGCCGAGCGCGCGGCGGTGCTGTCGGAGTCGGGCGGGGTGATGCGCGACCGGCGGATGCTCTTCTTCCTGCTCTCGTCGGTGCTGGTGAGCGCCGTCTTCTTCCAGCACGTGGGCCCGCTGCCGCTCTTCCTAGTGCGCGACCTGGGCATCGACGTGCGGCTGTACGGCGCGATCTTCGCCATCAACACCGTGCTGATCGTCTTCCTGGAGGTGCCGCTGAACCTGGCGACCGCGCACTGGTCGCACCGGTTCGCCATGGCGCTGGGGGCCATGCTCACCGCCGTCGGCTACGGCGCGCTGGCCTTCGCTACGGGGCCGCTGACGGTGGCGCTCACCGTCGTGTGCTGGACGTTCGGGGAGATGGTGCTCTTCCCCACGATGAGCGCCTTCGTGGCCGAGGCGGCGCCGGACGGGCGGCGGGGCGAGTACATGGGTGCGTACACCATGAGCTTCGGCCTGGCGTTCACCGTGGGCCCGTGGGCGGGAACGCTGGTCTACGAGCGCCTGGGCGGCGCCGCACTGTGGGGCGCCGCGTTCGCGCTGGGCGCCCTCGCCGCGGGCATGATGGCGCGCGTAGGCGATGCGGAGCCCGCCGCCGAGGCCCAGCCGGCCGCCGCCGCGTGAGCGCCGGCAAGCCCGCCGTGAGCCTCACCGCCGCCGCAGCGCGCGAGCTGCTGGTGGCGGCGCAGGGGCTGGACCGGCGCCCGCGGCGAAAGGCGAAGAAGGCGGACGTGCTGGCGTGCATCCGCCGCATGGGCACGCTGCAGATCGACACCATCAGCGTCGTGGCGCGCAGCCCGTACCTCGTCCTCTGGAGCCGCCTCGGCGCGTACCCGCCGCGCTGGCTGGACGAGCTGCTGGCGGAGGGGAAGCTGTTCGAATACTGGGCGCACGAGGCGTGCTTCCTCCCCATCGAGGACTATCCGCTCTTCCGCCACCGCATGGCGCAGGCGTCGTCCATGGGGTGGAAGTACGCGGGCGCGCTCGTCCGCGAGCGGCCGGAGACGGTGGCGCGGCTGCTGGAGCACGTGCGCGAGCTGGGCCCGGTGCGCTCGTCGGACTTCGAGCGT
Above is a window of Longimicrobiaceae bacterium DNA encoding:
- a CDS encoding MFS transporter — its product is MALIPNPWRGLGGLPREVWALSAATLVNRMGTMVLPFMVLYLTRGLGFPAERAATVLLAYGAGSLVSAPLSGRLADRVGPLRVMKGSLFLTGAVLFLFPLARTLPAILALTLVWSVIAEALRPANLSVLADVAGPEQRKAVIALNRLAVNLGMSIGPVVGGFLAAYSFPALFIVDGATSIGAALVLSFALAGSRLSKPAHATAAERAAVLSESGGVMRDRRMLFFLLSSVLVSAVFFQHVGPLPLFLVRDLGIDVRLYGAIFAINTVLIVFLEVPLNLATAHWSHRFAMALGAMLTAVGYGALAFATGPLTVALTVVCWTFGEMVLFPTMSAFVAEAAPDGRRGEYMGAYTMSFGLAFTVGPWAGTLVYERLGGAALWGAAFALGALAAGMMARVGDAEPAAEAQPAAAA